In Harmonia axyridis chromosome X, icHarAxyr1.1, whole genome shotgun sequence, a single window of DNA contains:
- the LOC123686489 gene encoding WASH complex subunit 4: MEDFNFSGRKFNADTYKLIGKNQLHQYGVFSDNFNRKITKFKNKLTYISNIHDIHHGIITLEPKCSENVTILNLVNSDNKLLTKMLASLASICYEMNLIIEEAEEMYQKFVHLEAVTNQFMHKKPTLHFIKEFFGKLQRTFSIVIRSQQVIHLLLSQLNALVGNGFYSSSNGSNFSESIEHLGDLLVCLIVLENLLDAPIIKQYCGHYLIIVKNLSHDPKKFNFAPEQLKFLEKNIQDIQSRLLNANIFRDVTTYCSSTSICFPGVASEFAAHITEILNELDRDEDGIMFTQSWLQANALVAFYCGMYGDVDKKTAKKLLEFNKKRSFCTLAGKKIWYADEFLLKQAPMFTKYSSAQNSLTMRSNILYSKNLNIIKESQVLSSQASLCMMNLDKIIKQNMTTIDLKNIQESTEILIEAMKILKRMSELIKWILGLHANQNMPIGKSHLLAFCRLIEILKCFKFLLTKNLQPQTYLIMLISQHLTYKALSMIMMAKKNLVQEKSYKQKQLDVLSGLSLSEQVLKGPNTKDRLLIAKLALSASGISKDTSQEIKYVINRLQLINSIHSLFDETLDCSFLYEHCESLIPTYFSKLLENKADLSRYYLMLSAFDDCTNLNEDTVLIIGENVKQNFLNSLIQNVETNLRLQTHLHLVLPPSDPFLNYISLNFSTVAPIKLRNNFCSPKNETEHYLSTMFYNLTTVVLHDWKTYGEMRRLANLEYNLETVEDNLPMQTIEQGLDVLEIMRNINVFVSKYLYNLNSQVFVEEKSNNKHLNTINISHIANSIRTHGIGIMNTTVNFTYQFLQKKFFIFSQFMFDEQIKSRLLKDLKYFSTHKTELNQMYAYERAEKFNNGIKKLGLNEDGQSYLDLFRKLISHIGNAMGYVRLIRSGGRRCLAEGTCFIPDLKKTENISDVLSSEDIPDLTKKATMKFEQELNILLDNFEEATEYFKLLVNVFRPIFTDAKNMHLKNFFIIIPALTINFVENIITCKERLNKNRNEAAFTDDGFAMGLAFIMELLEQEEHFNSLHWFDSVKKKLLSETKNILEQRKEVNKDDEKLQQTLILTERRINTYYREFYLFYCNYKSARIFFQS, encoded by the exons atggaggattttaatttttctggaaGAAAGTTCAATGCAGATACATATA AACTTATTGGGAAGAACCAATTACACCAATATGGTgtattttctgataatttcaacAGAAAGATAACGAAGTTCAAAAACAAGTTGACATATATATCCAACATTCATGATATTCATCATGGAATCATCACCTTGGAG CCTAAATGCAGTGAAAATGTGACCATTTTAAATTTAGTCAATTCTGATAATAAATTACTAACAAAAATGCTTGCTAGCTTAGCTtctatttgttatgaaatgaatttgATAATTGAAGAAGCTGAAGAAATGTATCAGAAGTTCGTACATCTCGAAG ctgTTACAAACCAGTTCATGCATAAAAAACCAACTCTTCATTTCATCAAAGAATTCTTTGGAAAGCTTCAAAGAACATTTTCAATTGTGATTCGTTCTCAGCAAGTTATACATTTACTTTTATCTCAGTTGAATGCCTTAGTTGGCAATGGATTTTATTCTTCAAGCAATGgttcaaatttttca GAAAGCATTGAACATTTAGGTGATCTTCTTGTTTGTCTTATTGTGCTAGAAAATTTACTTGATGCCCCTATTATAAAGCAGTATTGTGGACACTATCTGATTATAGTTAAAAACTTGTCacatgatcccaaaaaattcaattttgcacCTGAACAACTGAAGTTCTTAGAAAAGAACATACAGGATATACAGAGTCGGCTTCTTAATGCAAATATATTCCGG GATGTAACAACTTATTGCTCCTCAACAAGCATTTGCTTCCCTGGAGTCGCTTCTGAATTTGCTGCTCACATAACAGAAATATTAAATGAATTGGACCGCGATGAAGACGGTATTATGTTCACTCAATCGTGGTTGCAAGCAAATGCACTTGTTGCTTTTTATTGTGGTATGTACGGTGATGTTGACAAGAAAACGGCAAAAAAATTGCTAGAATTCAACAAAAag CGGAGTTTTTGCACATTAGCAGGAAAAAAAATATGGTATGCAGATGAATTTCTTCTGAAACAAGCTCCAATGTTCACAAAATATTCCTCAGCTCAAAATTCTTTAACCATGAGGTCAAATATactatattcgaaaaatttgaacATAATAAAAGAAAGTCAGGTTCTAAGTTCACAG GCTTCTTTATGCATGATGAATttggataaaataataaaacagaatATGACTACCATTGATTTGAAAAACATTCAGGAGTCTACTGAAATACTGATTGAAgctatgaaaattttgaagaggATGAGTGAACTTATTAAGTGGATATTAGGACTTCATGCAAATCAAAATATGCCTATTGGAAAATCTCATTTATTAGCTTTTTGCAGATTGATTGAGATTTTGAagtgttttaaatttttactaaCGAAAAATCTACAACCACAGACATATTTAATAATGCTTATATCTCAACATTTAACATATAAAGCTCTGTCCATGATTATGatggcaaaaaaaaatcttgtacAAGAAAAGTCTTATAAACAAAAGCAATTAGATGTCCTATCAGGTCTTTCCTTATCTGAGCAAGTTTTAAAAG gtcCTAATACCAAAGATCGCCTGCTAATTGCCAAATTAGCATTGTCAGCTAGTGGAATATCCAAAGACACTTCTCAAGAAATCAAGTATGTAATAAATCGTCTTCAGTTGATTAATTCTATTCACAGTTTATTCGATGAAACATTGGATTGCTCTTTTTTATATGAACATTGTGAATCATTGATACCTACCTACTTCTCAAAacttctcgaaaacaaagccgATTTATCCAGATATTAC ttGATGCTGTCAGCATTTGATGATTGtacaaatttgaatgaagatACAGTCCTCATAATTGGAGAGAATGTTAAACAAAACTTTTTGAATTCTCTGATACAAAATGTGGAAACTAATCTGAGACTTCAGACTCATTTACATTTGGTTTTACCTCCTTCAGATCCTTTTCTGAACtacatttcactcaatttttCAACAGTCGCGCCTATCAAAttacgaaataatttttgtagcCCTAAAAACGAGACTGAGCATTATTTGAGTACAATGTTTTATAACTTAACAACTGTTGTTCTTCACGACTGGAAAACTTATGGAGAGATGAGAAG GTTGGCTAATCTTGAATACAATCTTGAAACAGTAGAAGACAACCTACCAATGCAAACTATTGAACAAGGATTAGATGTTTtagaaataatgagaaatataaatgtttttgtcaGCAAGTACCTTTACAATCTCAATTCCCAAGtttttgttgaagaaaaaagtaataataagcACCTAAACACTATCAATATATCACATATCGCAAATTCTATAAGAACTCATGGTATAGGTATTATGAATACTACTGTGAATTTCACGTATCagtttctacaaaaaaaatttttcatattttcgcaATTTATGTTTGATGAGCAAATTAAGTCAAGGTTATTGAAAGATTTGAAATACTTCTCTACTCATAAAACTGAATTGAATCAAATGTATGCTTATGAAAGAgcggaaaaattcaataatgggATCAAAAAACTTGGTCTTAATGAGGATGGACAGAGTTATCTAGATCTCTTCCGGAAGCTTATATCACATATAG GTAACGCCATGGGTTATGTTAGACTTATTCGTTCTGGAGGTAGAAGATGCCTAGCAGAAGGGACCTGCTTCATACCAGATTTGAAGAAAACGGAAAATATTTCTGATGTATTATCAAGCGAAGATATTCCCGATCTCACAAAAAAAGCTACAATGAAGTTCGAACAAGAGTTGAATATATTATTGGATAATTTCGAGGAGGctactgaatatttcaaattacttGTTAATGTATTTCGTCCAATATTTACAGACGCAAAAAATATGCATCtgaagaattttttcattattataccTGCTCTGAcgataaattttgtggaaaatatCATAACTTGCAAAGAGAGGTTGAATAAGAACAGAAATGAAGCAGCATTCACAGATGATGGCTTCGCAATGG GACTAGCTTTCATAATGGAGCTGTTGGAACAAGAAGAGCATTTTAATTCATTGCATTGGTTCGACTCAGTTAAGAAAAAACTATTATCAGAAACAAAGAATATTCTTGAACAAAGGAAGGAAGTAAATAAAGATGATGAAAAACTTCAACAAACATTAATTTTGACTGAAAGGAGAATAAATACATACTATAGG GAATTTTATCTGTTCTACTGTAATTACAAGAGCGCGAGGATATTTTTTCAATCGTGA
- the LOC123686537 gene encoding arginine kinase isoform X2: MVDAAVLEKLEAGFNKLEASDSKSLLKKFLTRELFDQLKTKKTTFGSTLLDVIQSGLENHDSGIGIYAPDAESYTTFADLFDPIIEDYHGGFKKTDKHPPRDFGDVNVFGNLDPAGEYIVSTRVRCGRSLEGYPFNPCLTEEQYKEMEQKVSSTLSGLEGELKGTFYPLTGMDKETQQKLIDDHFLFKEGDRFLQAANACRFWPTGRGIFHNDAKSFLVWCNEEDHLRIISMQMGGDLGQVYRRLVTGVNEIEKRLPFSHNDRLGFLTFCPTNLGTTVRASVHIKVPKLASNKAKLDEIAGKFNLQVRGTRGEHTEAEGGIYDISNKRRMGLTEFDAVKEMYDGISELIKIEKEL, translated from the exons ATGGTTGACGCAGCAGTCTTGGAAAAACTAGAAGCAGGTTTCAACAAACTTGAAGCCTCTGACTCCAAATCActcttgaaaaaatttcttaCCAGGGAATTGTTTGATCAACTGAAGACGAAGAAGACCACATTCGGTTCTACCTTACTGGATGTCATTCAATCTG GTCTAGAAAACCATGACTCAGGAATTGGAATTTATGCCCCTGACGCAGAGTCCTACACCACTTTTGCTGACCTATTCGACCCGATTATTGAAGATTACCATGGTGGCTTTAAAAAGACTGATAAACACCCCCCAAGAGATTTTGGAGATGTAAACGTCTTCGGCAACTTAGACCCTGCTGGAGAGTACATTGTATCCACTCGTGTAAGATGTGGCCGCTCTTTGGAGGGTTATCCATTCAACCCCTGCCTAACTGAAGAGCAATACAAAGAGATGGAACAGAAAGTGTCATCTACTTTGTCTGGATTGGAAGGAGAACTCAAAG GTACTTTCTATCCGTTGACTGGAATGGACAAGGAGACTCAACAAAAGCTGATTGACGATCACTTCTTGTTCAAAGAAGGTGACCGATTCTTGCAGGCAGCAAACGCTTGCAGATTCTGGCCAACTGGTCGTGGTATATTCCACAACGACGCAAAATCATTCCTGGTATGGTGCAACGAAGAAGATCATCTTAGGATCATCTCAATGCAAATGGGTGGAGATCTTGGCCAAGTATACCGTCGTCTTGTAACTGGAGTTAATGAGATTGAAAAGCGTTTACCATTTTCCCACAATGACAGACTTGGTTTCTTAACCTTCTGTCCCACTAACTTAGGTACCACCGTCAGAGCTTCTGTTCACATCAAGGTCCCCAAGCTGGCCTCCAACAAAGCCAAACTTGACGAGATTGCTGGCAAGTTCAATCTCCAAGTACGTGGCACTCGTGGAGAACACACCGAGGCTGAAGGGGGCATATACGACATATCCAACAAGAGAAGAATGGGTTTAACCGAATTCGATGCTGTTAAAGAAATGTACGACGGCATTTCTGAACTTATTAAAATCGAAAAGGAACTGTAA
- the LOC123685989 gene encoding procathepsin L-like produces MQQKCKFHPQYAIVNTSSWAILPARDERALEAAIAKIGPEAASINASPHTFQLYHKEVYDDISCSSNSVNHAMLIVGYTKDAWILKNWWGNHWGENGYMKLRRRKNRCGVAHYAAYALV; encoded by the exons atg CAACAGAAATGTAAATTTCACCCTCAGTACGCAATCGTTAACACTAGCTCCTGGGCCATATTACCCGCTAGAGATGAAAGAGCACTAGAAGCAGCAATAGCAAAAATTGGTCCAGAAGCAGCCTCAATTAATGCGAGTCCTCATACTTTTCAGCTTTATCA TAAAGAAGTGTACGATGATATAAGCTGTTCTTCGAATTCAGTTAATCATGCAATGCTTATTGTTGGTTATACGAAAGATGCCTGGATTTTGAAGAATTGGTGGGGTAACCATTGGGGTGAAAATGGATATATGAAGCTCAGAAGACGTAAAAATAGATGTGGAGTGGCGCATTATGCTGCATACGCTTTAGTTTAA
- the LOC123686491 gene encoding ceramide glucosyltransferase-B — MVPMIYTLYGFAIFFFIHWFAMWLLHILAIFYGKFKLHRKLPQPAPDEPYPGVSILKPLMGVDSNLATNLETFFTMTYPQYELLFCIEEEGDPAVAVVEGLIKKYPKVCARLYKGATSVGVNPKINNMHNAFEDSLYELILVSDSGIKMKEDTLLDMVYHMTNKTGIVHQMPFTCDRNGFAATLEKIYFGTAQSRIYLVADLFRINCHTGMSTLLRKSVLKENGGLKTFGCYLAEDFFICKYFLDKGWRTSISSQPAMQNSGLCDVNSFQARLTRWAKLRVAMVPLVIIFEPLSECMVIGALAAWASSVLFQWDSLAFYLIHVLLWFICDWILLTTVQNGSLPFNKFDFLVAWLFRECSGPYLFLHAIIYPDIQWRNRVFKLAWGGVAQEIKPRIKC; from the exons ATGGTACCAATGATTTACACTTTATATGGGttcgcaatatttttttttatacactggTTCGCCATGTGGCTTCTTCATATATTAGCAATATTTTATGG GAAATTCAAACTTCATAGGAAATTACCTCAACCTGCTCCGGACGAACCATATCCTGGTGTTTCAATTCTAAAGCCCTTAATGGGTGTGGATTCAAATCTAGCAACTAATTTAGAAACATTTTTTACCATGACTTATCCTCAG TATGAGCTTCTATTTTGCATTGAAGAAGAAGGAGATCCAGCAGTGGCAGTTGTTGAAGGTTTAATAAAAAAGTATCCTAAAGTTTGTGCGAGATTATACAAGGGAGCTACATCAGTAGGTGTCAATCCTAAAATAAACAATATGCATAATGCATTTGAAGACAGTCTATACGAGTTAATTCTTGTGTCTGACAGCGGTATTAAAA TGAAGGAAGATACATTACTTGATATGGTTTACCATATGACTAATAAGACGGGTATTGTTCATCAAATGCCCTTCACGTGTGATAGAAATGGTTTTGCAGCTACTTTAGAAAAG atatattttggAACAGCTCAATCCAGGATATACCTGGTAGCAGATTTATTCCGTATCAACTGTCATACAGGTATGTCAACTTTGCTAAGGAAGTCCGTTCTTAAAGAAAATGGAGGTTTAAAAACGTTTGGCTGTTATTTGGctgaagatttttttatatgtaaatattttttggatAAGGGATGGAGAACCTCAATAAGCAGTCAACCAGCTATGCAAAATTCTGGATTATGTGATGTCAACAGCTTTCAAGCTAGACTAACAAG GTGGGCCAAACTTCGTGTAGCTATGGTAccgttggttatcatttttgaaCCATTATCAGAATGCATGGTGATAGGAGCACTTGCTGCCTGGGCATCTTCAGTGTTATTTCAATGGGACTCCCTGGCATTCTATTTAATACATGTATTATTATGGTTCATATGTGATTGGATTTTATTAACTACGGTTCAG AATGGTTCACtgcctttcaataaatttgacTTCTTAGTTGCATGGTTGTTCAGAGAATGCTCAGGACCTTATCTCTTTCTTCACGCTATCATCTACCCAGATATACAATGGAGGAACAGGGTATTCAAATTAGCGTGGGGTGGTGTAGCTCAGGAGATTAAACCAAGAATAAAGTGCTAA
- the LOC123686537 gene encoding arginine kinase isoform X1 — protein MGGCASKENSKKSKEDSSGKSAMVDAAVLEKLEAGFNKLEASDSKSLLKKFLTRELFDQLKTKKTTFGSTLLDVIQSGLENHDSGIGIYAPDAESYTTFADLFDPIIEDYHGGFKKTDKHPPRDFGDVNVFGNLDPAGEYIVSTRVRCGRSLEGYPFNPCLTEEQYKEMEQKVSSTLSGLEGELKGTFYPLTGMDKETQQKLIDDHFLFKEGDRFLQAANACRFWPTGRGIFHNDAKSFLVWCNEEDHLRIISMQMGGDLGQVYRRLVTGVNEIEKRLPFSHNDRLGFLTFCPTNLGTTVRASVHIKVPKLASNKAKLDEIAGKFNLQVRGTRGEHTEAEGGIYDISNKRRMGLTEFDAVKEMYDGISELIKIEKEL, from the exons ATGGGTGGTTGCGCATCGAAAGAAAACTCCAAAAAATCCAAAGAGGACAGCTCTGG GAAATCAGCCATGGTTGACGCAGCAGTCTTGGAAAAACTAGAAGCAGGTTTCAACAAACTTGAAGCCTCTGACTCCAAATCActcttgaaaaaatttcttaCCAGGGAATTGTTTGATCAACTGAAGACGAAGAAGACCACATTCGGTTCTACCTTACTGGATGTCATTCAATCTG GTCTAGAAAACCATGACTCAGGAATTGGAATTTATGCCCCTGACGCAGAGTCCTACACCACTTTTGCTGACCTATTCGACCCGATTATTGAAGATTACCATGGTGGCTTTAAAAAGACTGATAAACACCCCCCAAGAGATTTTGGAGATGTAAACGTCTTCGGCAACTTAGACCCTGCTGGAGAGTACATTGTATCCACTCGTGTAAGATGTGGCCGCTCTTTGGAGGGTTATCCATTCAACCCCTGCCTAACTGAAGAGCAATACAAAGAGATGGAACAGAAAGTGTCATCTACTTTGTCTGGATTGGAAGGAGAACTCAAAG GTACTTTCTATCCGTTGACTGGAATGGACAAGGAGACTCAACAAAAGCTGATTGACGATCACTTCTTGTTCAAAGAAGGTGACCGATTCTTGCAGGCAGCAAACGCTTGCAGATTCTGGCCAACTGGTCGTGGTATATTCCACAACGACGCAAAATCATTCCTGGTATGGTGCAACGAAGAAGATCATCTTAGGATCATCTCAATGCAAATGGGTGGAGATCTTGGCCAAGTATACCGTCGTCTTGTAACTGGAGTTAATGAGATTGAAAAGCGTTTACCATTTTCCCACAATGACAGACTTGGTTTCTTAACCTTCTGTCCCACTAACTTAGGTACCACCGTCAGAGCTTCTGTTCACATCAAGGTCCCCAAGCTGGCCTCCAACAAAGCCAAACTTGACGAGATTGCTGGCAAGTTCAATCTCCAAGTACGTGGCACTCGTGGAGAACACACCGAGGCTGAAGGGGGCATATACGACATATCCAACAAGAGAAGAATGGGTTTAACCGAATTCGATGCTGTTAAAGAAATGTACGACGGCATTTCTGAACTTATTAAAATCGAAAAGGAACTGTAA